One window from the genome of Hippoglossus hippoglossus isolate fHipHip1 chromosome 10, fHipHip1.pri, whole genome shotgun sequence encodes:
- the LOC117769431 gene encoding ras-GEF domain-containing family member 1C-like isoform X2 has protein sequence MPQTVCSGIMFTTPSGFSPHLACAEPGEEEEEEAPQEGPEPGACLADGPPITSASLDTLIQNLVPTADYYPEKVYVFTFLLSARLFIPPPELLARVCELCIKQQRLDQSPLDTAKVRKFGPKILQLLTEWTETFPTDFRDEKMVGLLKDFIHRIAPCDEAYWKTLNQVLQKLSQRLARMSQGEESIVKVSLNASSISDKLVAFKTKPPPIQKDMLSICNDPYTLAQQLTHVELEHLSHIGPEEFVQAFVQKDPLDVTKPCFSDQKKKTSNLEAYVRWFNRLCYLVATEICMPAKKKQRAQVIEFFIDVARECFNIGNFNSLMAIISGMNMSPVSRLKKTWGKAKTAKFFILEHQMDPTGNFYNYRTALRGAAHRSRTANSNRERIVIPFFSLLIKDIYFLNEGCANRLPNGHVNFEKFVELARQVGEFMTWKQVECPFEEDRAILHYLHTAPIFSEDGLYLASYESESPENQVEKDRWKALRSNVLGKT, from the exons ATGCCCCAGACTGTGTGCTCAGGCATCATGTTCACCACTCCCAGTGGCTTCAGCCCTCATCTGGCCTGTGCTGAgcctggggaggaggaggaggaggaggccccACAGGAGGGCCCGGAGCCCGGGGCTTGCCTGGCCGACGGGCCCCCGATCACCTCTGCCTCTCTGGACACCCTGATCCAGAATCTGGTGCCCACTGCCGATTACTACCCAGAG AAAGTCTATGTGTTTACCTTCTTGCTGAGCGCTCGTCTGTTCATCCCTCCTCCGGAGCTACTGGCCAGGGTGTGTGAGCTGTGCATCAAACAGCAGCGGCTGGATCAGAGCCCACTCGATACG GCAAAAGTGAGGAAGTTTGGCCCGAAGATCTTGCAGCTGCTGACAGAGTGGACAGAGACGTTCCCGACCGACTTCCGGGACGAGAAGATGGTCGGACTCCTGAAAGACTTCATCCACAGGATAGCTCCGTGTGATGAG GCGTACTGGAAAACCCTGAACCAGGTGCTGCAGAAGCTGAGCCAGAGGCTGGCCCGGATGAGCCAGGGGGAGGAGAGCATTGTCAAGGTCTCCCTCAACGCCTCCTCCATCTCCGACAAGCTGGTGGCCTTCAAGACCAAGCCTCCACCCATCCAGAAGGACATGCTCTCCATCTGCAACGACCCGTACACGCTGGCACAGCAGCTCACCCACGTGGAGctg GAACATTTGAGTCATATTGGACCAGAGGAGTTTGTCCAAGCCTTTGTTCAGAAGGACCCACTAGATGTAACAAAG CCGTGCTTCAGTgaccagaagaagaaaacctcCAACCTGGAGGCTTATGTCCGGTGGTTCAACAGACTGTGTTACCTGGTAGCTACTGAGATCTGCATG CCGGCgaagaaaaagcaaagagcCCAGGTGATCGAGTTCTTCATCGATGTTGCCAGGGAGTGTTTCAACATTGGAAACTTCAACTCCCTCATGGCCATCATCT CCGGTATGAACATGAGTCCTGTGTCACGGCTGAAGAAGACTTGGGGCAAAGCCAAAACTGCCAAGTTCTTCATTCTGGAG CATCAGATGGATCCTACAGGAAATTTTTACAACTACAGGACGGCCTTGAGGGGGGCTGCCCATCGCTCTCGGACTGCCAACAGCAACAGAGAAAGG attGTAATTCCCTTCTTCAGTCTGCTGATCAAAGATATTTACTTCCTGAATGAAGGATGTGCCAATCGGCTGCCCAATGGCCACGTCAACTTTGAG AAATTTGTGGAGCTGGCACGTCAGGTTGGGGAATTCATGACATGGAAACAGGTGGAGTGTCCATTCGAGGAGGACCGGGCCATCCTGCACTACCTCCACACTGCTCCAATCTTCAGCGAGGACG GTCTCTACCTTGCGTCCTATGAGAGCGAGAGTCCAGAGAACCAGGTAGAGAAGGACAGGTGGAAAGCACTCAG GTCTAACGTTCTGGGAAAGACATGA
- the LOC117769431 gene encoding ras-GEF domain-containing family member 1C-like isoform X1, whose amino-acid sequence MPQTVCSGIMFTTPSGFSPHLACAEPGEEEEEEAPQEGPEPGACLADGPPITSASLDTLIQNLVPTADYYPEKVYVFTFLLSARLFIPPPELLARVCELCIKQQRLDQSPLDTAKVRKFGPKILQLLTEWTETFPTDFRDEKMVGLLKDFIHRIAPCDEAYWKTLNQVLQKLSQRLARMSQGEESIVKVSLNASSISDKLVAFKTKPPPIQKDMLSICNDPYTLAQQLTHVELEHLSHIGPEEFVQAFVQKDPLDVTKQPCFSDQKKKTSNLEAYVRWFNRLCYLVATEICMPAKKKQRAQVIEFFIDVARECFNIGNFNSLMAIISGMNMSPVSRLKKTWGKAKTAKFFILEHQMDPTGNFYNYRTALRGAAHRSRTANSNRERIVIPFFSLLIKDIYFLNEGCANRLPNGHVNFEKFVELARQVGEFMTWKQVECPFEEDRAILHYLHTAPIFSEDGLYLASYESESPENQVEKDRWKALRSNVLGKT is encoded by the exons ATGCCCCAGACTGTGTGCTCAGGCATCATGTTCACCACTCCCAGTGGCTTCAGCCCTCATCTGGCCTGTGCTGAgcctggggaggaggaggaggaggaggccccACAGGAGGGCCCGGAGCCCGGGGCTTGCCTGGCCGACGGGCCCCCGATCACCTCTGCCTCTCTGGACACCCTGATCCAGAATCTGGTGCCCACTGCCGATTACTACCCAGAG AAAGTCTATGTGTTTACCTTCTTGCTGAGCGCTCGTCTGTTCATCCCTCCTCCGGAGCTACTGGCCAGGGTGTGTGAGCTGTGCATCAAACAGCAGCGGCTGGATCAGAGCCCACTCGATACG GCAAAAGTGAGGAAGTTTGGCCCGAAGATCTTGCAGCTGCTGACAGAGTGGACAGAGACGTTCCCGACCGACTTCCGGGACGAGAAGATGGTCGGACTCCTGAAAGACTTCATCCACAGGATAGCTCCGTGTGATGAG GCGTACTGGAAAACCCTGAACCAGGTGCTGCAGAAGCTGAGCCAGAGGCTGGCCCGGATGAGCCAGGGGGAGGAGAGCATTGTCAAGGTCTCCCTCAACGCCTCCTCCATCTCCGACAAGCTGGTGGCCTTCAAGACCAAGCCTCCACCCATCCAGAAGGACATGCTCTCCATCTGCAACGACCCGTACACGCTGGCACAGCAGCTCACCCACGTGGAGctg GAACATTTGAGTCATATTGGACCAGAGGAGTTTGTCCAAGCCTTTGTTCAGAAGGACCCACTAGATGTAACAAAG CAGCCGTGCTTCAGTgaccagaagaagaaaacctcCAACCTGGAGGCTTATGTCCGGTGGTTCAACAGACTGTGTTACCTGGTAGCTACTGAGATCTGCATG CCGGCgaagaaaaagcaaagagcCCAGGTGATCGAGTTCTTCATCGATGTTGCCAGGGAGTGTTTCAACATTGGAAACTTCAACTCCCTCATGGCCATCATCT CCGGTATGAACATGAGTCCTGTGTCACGGCTGAAGAAGACTTGGGGCAAAGCCAAAACTGCCAAGTTCTTCATTCTGGAG CATCAGATGGATCCTACAGGAAATTTTTACAACTACAGGACGGCCTTGAGGGGGGCTGCCCATCGCTCTCGGACTGCCAACAGCAACAGAGAAAGG attGTAATTCCCTTCTTCAGTCTGCTGATCAAAGATATTTACTTCCTGAATGAAGGATGTGCCAATCGGCTGCCCAATGGCCACGTCAACTTTGAG AAATTTGTGGAGCTGGCACGTCAGGTTGGGGAATTCATGACATGGAAACAGGTGGAGTGTCCATTCGAGGAGGACCGGGCCATCCTGCACTACCTCCACACTGCTCCAATCTTCAGCGAGGACG GTCTCTACCTTGCGTCCTATGAGAGCGAGAGTCCAGAGAACCAGGTAGAGAAGGACAGGTGGAAAGCACTCAG GTCTAACGTTCTGGGAAAGACATGA
- the tmem126a gene encoding transmembrane protein 126A, producing the protein MSENTQQVSVAGNTRSRSVVAEMLAKNFERLPDSDKKLFLYGPLYLGGNGALAGLVSNSFYRRALNVTQAAVTSSLPMAVLPFMTTVALYNAAVSGPLLSGDLNCPSCALIRGALVGLVGAGVYPILLALPVNIGLATRYNTAPMPEKGNMFRYWVDLSRPILRRMRAVLVLQVFFGTYLGSRHFETYTKLAQITFGSGGEELKD; encoded by the coding sequence ATGTCGGAAAACACGCAGCAGGTGAGCGTGGCGGGAAACACGCGCAGCAGATCAGTGGTCGCTGAGATGCTGGCGAAGAATTTCGAGAGGCTGCCGGACTCCGACAAGAAACTGTTCCTGTACGGACCCCTGTACCTGGGGGGGAACGGGGCGCTCGCAGGGCTGGTCTCCAACAGCTTTTACCGCAGAGCCCTGAACGTCACACAGGCGGCTGTCACCTCCAGCCTGCCGATGGCGGTGCTGCCCTTCATGACAACGGTGGCCCTGTACAACGCGGCGGTGTCCGGCCCCCTCCTGTCCGGCGACCTCAACTGCCCCAGCTGCGCCCTGATCCGGGGCGCCCTGGTCGGCCTGGTCGGTGCCGGCGTGTACCCCATCCTCCTGGCCTTACCCGTCAACATCGGCCTCGCCACCAGGTACAACACGGCGCCCATGCCGGAGAAGGGCAATATGTTCCGGTACTGGGTGGACCTGTCCCGGCCGATCCTGAGGAGGATGAGGGCGGTGCTGGTGCTGCAGGTCTTCTTCGGCACGTACCTCGGCTCCAGGCATTTCGAGACGTACACCAAACTGGCCCAGATCACATTCGGTTCAGGTGGAGAGGAACTTAAAGACTGA